agagagagagagagagagagagagagggagacagagagacagagagagagagagagagagagagagggagacagagagagagacagagagagagacagacagagagagagagagagagagagggagacagagagagagagagagagagggagacagagagacagagacagagagagagagagagagagagagagagggagacagagagacagagagagagagagagagagagagagagggagacagagagagagagagagagacagagagagagagagacagagagagagacagacagagacagagagacagacagagagagagacagacagagacagagagacacagagagacagagagagagagtgatataTATTTACGCCTTTGTGAATTTTCTCCTTTACTCTTAATGCAGCAGAGGTGTAAttaatgaaatctttaaaaaatgaggcCTGGCTTGTCAAATGAGAAGCCTGATCtagaaaaatgtatgaattcaaaAATACTCCAGAAATGTATTCAATAAATCGATAGATAAATGAATTGACCTTCCAGGTTACCTCAGTGCACAGAAACAGTCCATACAGTGAATACATTCAAACTGTTCAACTATCACCAGACCAACACACTTTTTGAGTTTTTACAGTCAAGTCATCGCAGCCAGACAGACGGACGCAGCTCTCACCTGTAGATGAAGATGGTGACGGTGAGTGTCATTGTTAAGATGAAGAAGAGTATGATGGAGACCATCTGATGGATGGTGATCGTctctgtcagagagagaaactctTTAATCATCTGAttctttgtatttgattttAGTTCTGAGGAGACGTTGTTTGTTGCACACTCACTTGCGAGGCAGATGGGGTTGTCGTTCTTGAAGCCGCAGACGGGAACATCTGGAGGACAAACTCCACCGAGCCAGTGCAGAGATGTTCCCGGGATGGCCGTCAGCTGCTCCTCTGAGCTGTTGTACACCAGAACTATCtggaagaacaaaacaaacactacaACATGAAACAGGGGTCAGACATTTGGTTTTTGAGTTTCACTCTATGCAGATGATTCTCCGCTTTcccttcacacttaattacggGGGATCAAGTACACCTTTTCAAGCGGTCTCTGAGCGGTTGTTTGGTCTGGAGGGTTTAATAAAAATTGAGCAGATTTGTCCAACTGAGTCTACAATAAGATCTGTGATAAAGAAACTAGAAACTAGCAGACGGGAAGTAAAAGGGACTTTAAACGTCGACTGAAATAAGACTCTCTAATGGTTTTGACTTTAACCTCTATTACACTTCAGATAAGAACACTTTCATCTCTTCAGAGAGATCCTGGAGGATTAACTGTCTTACAGATGGATGATGTAACCTCCACACTGAGACTCAGAATGACAGAAACTTTAAGCCAGCGTGAGGGAGGctgatgaaaagagagagaccGATTAAGTGTgagaacacctgaaacacacgtGGGTGAGGGCCCGCGATGATTTCACCTCTCTGACTTCTCGATTTTAACCTGATGACACTTCCAGGTTCcttcatttcatgaaaattaacgTTTTCTTTAACCCTTTAAGACCTCATTCAGACGAGATGAAAAGAAAGCACTTTGTGATTCGTTCTGAACTTTCTGACACGCTGTTTGAAAAACAAGGTGAAAAACATTCAGTCAAACTTGT
The sequence above is drawn from the Labrus mixtus unplaced genomic scaffold, fLabMix1.1 SCAFFOLD_310, whole genome shotgun sequence genome and encodes:
- the LOC132961644 gene encoding atrial natriuretic peptide receptor 1-like, encoding MLILTSYRLFCSSGVTGLVHLDENGDRETDFALWDMIDTNTSAFQIVLVYNSSEEQLTAIPGTSLHWLGGVCPPDVPVCGFKNDNPICLAKTITIHQMVSIILFFILTMTLTVTIFIYR